A genomic window from Chitinophagaceae bacterium includes:
- the ybeY gene encoding rRNA maturation RNase YbeY: protein MGISFSYQVRKFRLPKQSKVVDWILLVSFLEKRIVEDISYIFCDDPFLLKLNKQYLYHSTYTDIITFDYSSNKKLAGEIYISTERVRNNAASFESTFEEELRRVMIHGVLHCIGYSDKTKRDQLKMRKKESEYLTLFIEMD from the coding sequence ATGGGAATTTCCTTCAGTTATCAGGTGAGGAAATTCCGTCTTCCCAAACAGAGTAAAGTGGTTGATTGGATCTTGCTTGTTTCCTTTCTTGAAAAGCGGATAGTGGAAGATATTAGTTATATTTTTTGTGATGATCCATTTCTCTTAAAACTTAATAAGCAATACTTATATCATTCCACCTACACAGATATTATAACTTTTGACTATTCTTCCAATAAAAAACTTGCCGGGGAAATTTATATTAGTACAGAACGTGTCCGTAATAATGCTGCAAGTTTCGAATCGACATTCGAAGAGGAACTGCGGCGTGTCATGATTCATGGAGTATTGCATTGCATCGGTTATTCAGATAAAACAAAACGCGACCAATTGAAGATGCGAAAAAAGGAAAGCGAATATCTTACTCTTTTTATTGAAATGGACTGA
- a CDS encoding ATP-binding protein produces the protein MVELVTLRDMEFASLPENINLIEVLVEELKSELDLSEEAEANILVSLSEAVNNAIFHGNNSDPAKKVRVCVEKLDKEIVFSIEDQGFGFNLSEVKDPTAIENLDRPTGRGIFLMRNLSDRMEYAEGGRKVVITFFRN, from the coding sequence ATGGTTGAGTTAGTAACGCTACGCGATATGGAATTCGCATCGCTGCCCGAGAATATTAATCTTATTGAAGTTTTGGTAGAAGAACTAAAATCAGAACTTGATTTAAGTGAGGAGGCAGAGGCTAATATTCTCGTGTCATTAAGTGAAGCAGTCAATAATGCTATTTTTCACGGAAACAACTCTGATCCCGCAAAGAAAGTACGGGTTTGCGTGGAAAAATTGGATAAAGAAATCGTGTTTTCTATTGAGGACCAAGGATTTGGATTTAATCTTTCTGAAGTAAAAGATCCTACGGCTATCGAAAATCTTGACCGACCTACCGGCCGGGGAATCTTCCTGATGCGAAATCTTTCCGACCGTATGGAGTATGCTGAAGGAGGTAGAAAAGTCGTGATCACATTTTTCAGAAACTGA
- a CDS encoding DUF4175 domain-containing protein — protein sequence MLTDNYQLLLQKVDEFTRKFYVNQLIRGVIYTVALLLAAFLVIDVLEYFVYFPSSIRTIFFFGFLGGGTLIILRWIALPLLHYFRLGKIISHEKAAAIIGQHFNEVQDRLLNILQLRRQATSAADASLIEASINQKIEGIKPIPFAAAINLKVNQKHLRYLVLPVLALAFILFSSPDIIKDSTLRLIHHSEYFERQSPFQFSVINASLQTIQYQDFELKIKVAGKILPDQATIEINGFDYPLTRKSPTEYAYNFVKPQKDIDFYFAAGGFRSKDFVLKVLPKPIIIKFNTDLSYPSYLGKKNETVQNIGDVTVPEGTKIDWRFFSQNTSDIRISLGDSLYKAQPQGEDEFTFSKRLKQDSHYTVFVSSENLPNADSIRYSVTVVPDRYPAIQVSQVNDSVDKKYLYFIGEASDDYGLNHLQLKYHLKKAGDEDKATNFETIPVKIPSGKYTQFSHFWDLNTLNLEPGDQLMYYFEVWDNDGVNGSKSTHSAYLTYEMPTASEMDQKTEENNEKIKEDLESSIKETKQLKDEFDKMQRDLLNKKNPTWEDKKKIDDLLQRQKELNNKIESMQETFKENLQNQSDYKQYSPELQEKQQDLKKLFDDVLSPEMKEMIDKMQKMMEQMNKDKTLDQLENNKLSNQDLEKELDRMLALFKQLEFEQKLNDTKEQLDKLAEKQEDLSKETTGQKDNGNNKDSLMQKQEDVKKEFNDIQKDLEKLDSLNKELEQPNEMPKMDDEQQQAEQQMNDASQNMQKNSMKKAGENQKKAADKMKEMSQKMQESMQSSEMQQMEMDMQSTRQILENLIKVSFDQEDLLNRSKGVNIYNPQYLQLMKDQFKLIDDLKMVEDSIQELSKRVFQIQSFVNEQLSDINKNLDQAVTSLEQRQPAAAASAQQYVMTSVNNLALMFQEIMQQMQQQMAQQMPGNQSCQKPGGKKQSMNSLRQMQQQLNDKMSEMSQQMKDGKNPRGENGMSQELAQVAARQAAVREALRKLNDELNKDGKNSFGNLDELQKQMEKTETELVNKQFTDEMLKRQQEILTRLLEAEKAERQREIDNKRESNTGNDMVKQVPPEIEEYLRKKQAELELYKTVPPNLKPFYRDLVEEYFKSLQQ from the coding sequence GTGCTGACCGACAATTATCAATTGCTGCTTCAAAAAGTGGATGAGTTTACAAGGAAGTTTTATGTAAACCAGCTCATCCGTGGCGTCATCTACACCGTGGCACTATTACTTGCTGCCTTTTTGGTAATCGACGTACTTGAATATTTCGTTTATTTTCCTTCTTCCATCCGGACCATTTTCTTTTTTGGCTTCCTTGGTGGTGGAACCCTTATTATCCTTCGCTGGATTGCACTTCCGCTGCTACATTATTTTCGTCTTGGTAAAATAATATCGCACGAAAAAGCAGCCGCTATCATCGGCCAGCACTTTAACGAAGTGCAGGACAGGCTGTTGAATATCCTGCAGCTTCGGCGTCAGGCAACAAGTGCAGCAGATGCCTCATTAATAGAGGCCAGCATCAATCAGAAAATTGAGGGGATCAAACCCATTCCTTTTGCCGCAGCCATCAACCTGAAAGTGAACCAAAAGCACCTTCGTTATCTCGTGCTTCCGGTATTAGCATTGGCTTTCATTCTTTTCTCTTCTCCTGATATTATCAAGGACAGTACATTGCGACTGATTCACCACAGCGAATATTTTGAAAGGCAATCGCCGTTTCAGTTTTCTGTTATAAACGCGTCGCTTCAAACTATACAATATCAGGACTTCGAACTTAAGATTAAAGTGGCTGGAAAAATTTTACCTGACCAGGCAACGATAGAGATCAACGGATTTGATTACCCGCTTACCAGGAAATCGCCAACGGAGTATGCTTATAATTTTGTAAAACCTCAAAAAGATATTGACTTCTACTTTGCTGCCGGTGGTTTCAGATCAAAGGATTTTGTGCTGAAAGTTTTGCCTAAGCCTATCATTATTAAATTCAATACCGACCTGAGTTATCCTTCTTACCTCGGGAAAAAAAATGAAACGGTTCAGAATATCGGTGATGTAACCGTTCCTGAAGGAACCAAAATTGACTGGCGATTTTTTTCTCAAAACACTTCTGATATCCGGATTTCATTGGGGGACTCGCTCTATAAAGCACAACCGCAGGGTGAAGATGAATTCACTTTTTCAAAACGATTGAAGCAAGATTCTCATTATACCGTTTTTGTTTCCAGCGAGAATTTGCCAAATGCTGATTCTATCCGTTACTCTGTTACTGTGGTTCCTGACCGTTATCCTGCTATCCAGGTTTCCCAGGTTAATGACAGCGTCGATAAAAAATACCTCTACTTTATTGGTGAAGCTTCCGATGACTATGGATTAAATCACCTGCAATTAAAATATCATCTGAAAAAAGCAGGTGATGAAGACAAGGCAACAAATTTTGAGACTATTCCGGTGAAAATTCCTTCAGGAAAATATACGCAGTTCTCACATTTCTGGGATTTAAATACACTGAATCTTGAGCCTGGCGATCAGCTCATGTACTATTTCGAAGTATGGGACAATGATGGTGTAAACGGAAGTAAATCCACGCATTCTGCCTATCTGACTTATGAAATGCCAACCGCCTCGGAGATGGATCAAAAGACAGAAGAGAACAATGAAAAAATAAAGGAAGATCTTGAATCTTCTATCAAAGAAACCAAACAATTGAAGGATGAATTTGACAAAATGCAACGTGACTTGCTGAATAAAAAGAATCCTACCTGGGAAGACAAAAAGAAAATTGATGACCTCCTGCAGCGTCAAAAAGAATTGAATAATAAAATTGAAAGCATGCAGGAAACGTTTAAGGAAAATCTGCAGAACCAATCTGATTATAAACAATACAGTCCTGAGCTGCAGGAAAAGCAGCAGGACCTGAAAAAATTGTTCGATGATGTTTTAAGTCCTGAAATGAAAGAGATGATTGATAAAATGCAGAAGATGATGGAGCAAATGAACAAGGATAAAACGCTTGACCAGTTGGAGAACAATAAACTTTCAAATCAGGATCTGGAGAAAGAATTGGATAGAATGCTGGCTTTGTTTAAACAGTTGGAATTTGAGCAAAAACTAAATGACACCAAGGAACAGCTTGATAAGTTGGCGGAAAAACAGGAAGATCTTTCGAAAGAAACCACTGGTCAAAAGGATAACGGCAACAATAAAGATTCATTAATGCAAAAACAAGAGGATGTTAAAAAGGAATTTAATGACATTCAAAAGGATCTTGAAAAGCTGGATTCACTTAATAAAGAATTAGAGCAGCCGAATGAGATGCCGAAAATGGACGATGAGCAGCAGCAAGCCGAACAGCAAATGAACGACGCCAGCCAAAACATGCAAAAGAACAGCATGAAGAAAGCCGGTGAAAATCAAAAGAAAGCTGCGGATAAAATGAAGGAAATGTCGCAAAAAATGCAGGAGTCCATGCAAAGCAGCGAGATGCAGCAAATGGAGATGGACATGCAGTCTACCCGGCAAATACTGGAAAACCTGATCAAGGTTTCCTTTGATCAGGAAGACCTGCTCAACAGGTCGAAAGGAGTTAATATTTACAATCCACAGTATTTACAATTGATGAAAGATCAATTCAAGCTGATAGATGATTTAAAAATGGTGGAAGACAGTATTCAGGAATTGAGCAAGCGTGTTTTCCAGATTCAAAGTTTTGTGAATGAACAACTAAGTGATATCAATAAAAACCTTGATCAGGCTGTTACCTCTTTGGAACAACGACAACCTGCTGCGGCAGCCTCAGCTCAGCAATATGTAATGACTTCTGTAAACAATCTAGCCTTGATGTTCCAGGAAATTATGCAACAAATGCAACAACAGATGGCCCAGCAAATGCCGGGAAATCAAAGTTGCCAGAAGCCGGGAGGAAAGAAGCAAAGCATGAATTCGTTGCGGCAAATGCAGCAGCAGCTGAATGATAAAATGTCGGAAATGAGCCAGCAGATGAAAGATGGTAAAAATCCACGTGGCGAAAATGGTATGAGCCAGGAATTAGCTCAGGTGGCAGCAAGACAGGCAGCAGTGCGCGAAGCTTTGAGAAAACTGAATGACGAGTTAAATAAGGATGGAAAGAATTCGTTTGGCAATCTCGATGAGCTTCAAAAACAAATGGAAAAAACGGAAACTGAATTGGTTAATAAGCAATTCACTGACGAAATGCTCAAAAGACAGCAGGAAATTCTTACCCGTTTGTTAGAAGCTGAAAAAGCGGAGCGCCAGCGCGAAATTGATAATAAACGGGAATCGAATACAGGCAATGACATGGTGAAACAAGTTCCTCCTGAAATCGAAGAGTATCTGCGAAAGAAGCAGGCCGAACTAGAACTTTACAAAACTGTGCCTCCTAATTTGAAACCTTTTTACCGTGATTTGGTAGAAGAGTATTTCAAGTCACTTCAGCAATAA
- a CDS encoding saccharopine dehydrogenase NADP-binding domain-containing protein produces MKKITVLGAGMVGRAMAIDLAKNYAVTSVDVSTSSLELLPSNIKKVKADLSDQKNIRQVIARADLVIGAVPGFMGFEMVQTVIRSNKNIVDISFFPEDPFILDKLAKENGVTAIVDCGVAPGMDNVILGYHNERMEVENFTCLVGGLPFKRTLPFQYKAPFSPIDVLEEYTRPARIVENGKVVIRKALSEIEEVQFEQIGTLESFNSDGLRSLVKTMKHIPNMKEKTLRYPGHARLMEALREMGLFNKEEVEVRGKKVSPLDVAASLLFPKWKYEKGEEEFTVMRVVVEGKENGRKISYSYDLLDRYDLSTHTSSMARTTGYTCTAAAVMVLEDLYKRKGIIPPEYLGKDEKCFWFLLSYLEERGVVYHKNP; encoded by the coding sequence ATGAAAAAGATAACTGTTCTCGGCGCCGGCATGGTCGGTCGTGCTATGGCTATTGACCTCGCAAAAAATTATGCAGTTACTTCTGTTGACGTAAGTACGTCAAGTCTGGAACTATTGCCTTCCAACATTAAAAAAGTGAAAGCAGATCTTTCTGATCAGAAAAATATCCGTCAGGTTATTGCCCGTGCTGATCTGGTGATAGGTGCGGTTCCGGGATTTATGGGTTTTGAAATGGTGCAGACAGTAATTCGCAGCAATAAAAACATCGTAGACATTTCGTTTTTTCCTGAAGATCCCTTCATCCTTGATAAGCTGGCGAAAGAAAATGGCGTTACTGCAATTGTGGATTGTGGTGTTGCGCCAGGCATGGACAACGTGATTCTTGGTTATCACAACGAGAGGATGGAGGTTGAGAATTTTACTTGCCTGGTCGGCGGACTTCCATTTAAGAGAACATTGCCTTTTCAGTATAAAGCTCCGTTTTCTCCTATTGATGTTTTGGAAGAATACACACGTCCTGCACGCATCGTTGAAAATGGAAAGGTGGTGATAAGAAAAGCACTTTCAGAAATTGAAGAAGTTCAGTTTGAGCAGATCGGAACACTGGAATCATTTAACTCCGATGGATTGCGATCGTTGGTGAAAACGATGAAGCACATCCCGAATATGAAAGAAAAAACACTGCGTTACCCGGGACATGCCAGGCTTATGGAAGCTCTGAGAGAAATGGGATTATTCAATAAAGAAGAGGTAGAAGTGCGTGGAAAAAAAGTGAGTCCGCTGGATGTAGCCGCCTCATTATTATTTCCGAAATGGAAATATGAAAAGGGTGAAGAAGAATTTACCGTGATGCGGGTAGTGGTGGAAGGAAAAGAAAACGGACGGAAGATATCTTATTCATACGACCTTCTTGACAGATACGATTTATCAACCCACACTTCATCGATGGCGCGTACAACCGGATACACCTGTACGGCTGCTGCAGTAATGGTGCTGGAAGATTTGTATAAACGAAAGGGAATTATTCCGCCGGAGTATTTAGGGAAGGACGAAAAATGCTTCTGGTTCCTGCTTTCTTACCTTGAAGAGCGCGGAGTGGTTTACCATAAAAATCCATAG
- a CDS encoding UDP-3-O-(3-hydroxymyristoyl)glucosamine N-acyltransferase, with protein MDLASPVRLAVINALIRTKLRGDENYALKGINEIHMVREGDLTFVDHPKYYDKALTSAASVILINKEVAAPKGKHLLISDDPFRDYNLLTNYYSPFEKATQIISESATIGAGTVIQPGSFIGHHVAIGKNCLIHSNVSIYDHCIIGDDCVIHANTVIGSDAFYFKKYPERGYVKMHSCGRVVIHDRVEIGACCTIDKGVSGDTVIGEGTKLDNHVHIGHDTVVGKHCLFAAQVGIAGVTKIEDNVILWGQVGVNKDLVIGKGAVVYAQSGVPSSIEGGKIYFGSPVQEAKETMKQIALLKRLKELFVNRID; from the coding sequence ATGGACTTAGCTTCTCCTGTACGACTTGCAGTTATCAATGCTCTTATCAGGACAAAATTAAGGGGCGATGAAAACTATGCGTTGAAAGGCATCAATGAAATTCACATGGTACGTGAAGGCGATCTCACGTTTGTTGATCATCCGAAGTATTACGATAAGGCCCTAACCTCTGCAGCGTCTGTTATCCTTATCAATAAAGAAGTTGCTGCACCTAAAGGCAAACACCTTCTTATTTCCGATGATCCTTTTCGCGATTATAATTTGTTAACCAATTATTATAGTCCATTTGAAAAGGCAACGCAAATAATCAGCGAAAGCGCTACAATTGGAGCGGGAACAGTTATTCAACCTGGTTCATTTATTGGCCATCATGTTGCTATCGGAAAAAATTGCCTCATTCATTCCAATGTGAGTATTTATGATCATTGTATAATAGGCGATGATTGTGTGATCCATGCCAATACTGTAATCGGAAGCGATGCTTTTTATTTTAAGAAGTATCCTGAAAGGGGCTATGTAAAGATGCATTCCTGCGGCCGGGTGGTGATTCATGATCGCGTGGAAATTGGCGCTTGTTGCACTATTGATAAAGGTGTTTCCGGCGATACGGTTATTGGTGAAGGCACCAAGCTCGACAATCATGTTCATATCGGTCACGATACGGTTGTTGGTAAACATTGTCTTTTCGCAGCGCAGGTCGGTATTGCCGGAGTTACTAAAATTGAAGACAACGTTATTTTGTGGGGACAGGTTGGCGTGAATAAAGACCTTGTAATCGGCAAAGGCGCTGTTGTATATGCGCAGTCAGGCGTTCCATCGAGCATTGAAGGTGGAAAGATTTACTTCGGTTCGCCGGTGCAGGAAGCGAAAGAAACCATGAAACAGATTGCTTTGCTGAAGCGGCTGAAAGAATTGTTTGTGAACAGGATTGATTGA
- a CDS encoding nitroreductase family protein, with product MEYPFVTYRKEIFDAEEMLKRSFNFYKFMNKRRTVREFSNRSVPLEVMEQLILTASTAPSGAHKQPWTFCLVGNAEIKKQIRIAAEKEEYESYQHRMTDEWLQDLAPLGTDWHKPFLEIAPWLVIVFKRAYEDVNGKKKNNYYVTESVGLATGFLLAAIHHAGLVALTHTPSPMNFLTTVLNRPDNERPFLLIPVGYPAENCTVPDLKRKQQSEIMIQY from the coding sequence ATGGAATACCCATTTGTTACTTACCGTAAAGAAATTTTTGATGCTGAAGAGATGCTCAAACGCAGCTTTAATTTTTATAAATTCATGAACAAGCGGCGCACGGTGCGAGAATTTTCAAACCGTAGTGTGCCGCTTGAAGTGATGGAACAACTCATTCTAACAGCATCAACGGCACCTTCCGGCGCTCATAAACAGCCCTGGACATTTTGCCTGGTTGGAAATGCCGAGATTAAAAAGCAAATCCGCATCGCCGCAGAAAAAGAAGAGTATGAAAGCTATCAGCATCGTATGACCGATGAATGGTTGCAGGATCTTGCACCATTGGGCACCGACTGGCACAAACCCTTTTTGGAAATTGCACCATGGTTAGTTATTGTTTTCAAACGTGCCTACGAAGACGTGAATGGGAAGAAAAAAAACAATTACTATGTAACCGAATCTGTGGGATTGGCGACAGGCTTCTTATTGGCTGCCATTCATCATGCAGGCCTTGTAGCGCTCACGCACACACCAAGTCCGATGAATTTTTTGACTACAGTTTTGAACCGGCCCGACAATGAACGTCCCTTTTTGCTGATACCGGTTGGCTATCCTGCGGAAAACTGTACAGTTCCTGATTTGAAAAGAAAACAACAATCAGAGATCATGATACAATATTGA
- a CDS encoding phosphoheptose isomerase translates to MNEPAEVLKQAFDEQGHKISPVLVEEKKNFLIDIDGTITEDVPNEEPERMITAVPFADALETINKWYDEGHIIYFFSSRTESLRAITEDWLNKHGFKYHGILLGKPRGGNYHWIDNHIVRATRYIGKFGELVKAHKEIEVFED, encoded by the coding sequence ATGAATGAACCAGCAGAAGTCCTGAAGCAGGCATTTGACGAACAGGGACATAAGATAAGTCCGGTATTAGTGGAAGAAAAAAAGAATTTCCTGATTGACATTGACGGAACTATAACAGAAGATGTTCCCAACGAAGAGCCCGAACGGATGATTACCGCAGTGCCTTTTGCCGATGCGCTCGAAACCATCAACAAATGGTATGATGAAGGCCATATTATTTATTTCTTTTCTTCCCGAACAGAAAGTCTGCGTGCAATCACTGAAGACTGGTTGAATAAGCATGGTTTCAAATATCATGGAATCTTATTGGGGAAACCGCGTGGCGGAAACTATCACTGGATCGATAACCACATTGTGAGAGCTACACGTTATATTGGTAAGTTTGGTGAATTGGTGAAAGCGCATAAAGAGATCGAAGTGTTTGAAGACTAG
- a CDS encoding noncanonical pyrimidine nucleotidase, YjjG family — MKQYKHVFFDLDETLWDFKSNSHETLSEVFGIYHLEERGITEEAFYKHYYHHNNIYWDLFRKGAIGREDLRLIRFIKTLSEFNVTDEVLAKNLSVSYLEILPTKTRLLDHAIDVLTYLKKKYSLHIITNGFEEVQFMKLRHSGIISYFKYVITSEMAGSQKPNREIFKYAFNVTNASAIDSIFIGDSIEADIHGAKSIGMDHVLFNPEKLSHNEIVLHEIAALNELKLLL; from the coding sequence ATGAAACAATATAAACACGTATTCTTCGACCTTGATGAAACCCTGTGGGATTTTAAATCCAATTCGCACGAAACACTTAGTGAAGTATTTGGAATTTACCATTTGGAAGAAAGAGGTATCACCGAAGAGGCGTTTTACAAACACTATTATCATCACAACAATATCTACTGGGACTTATTCAGAAAAGGTGCCATTGGAAGAGAAGACCTGCGGTTGATCCGTTTCATAAAAACTTTATCTGAATTTAATGTAACCGATGAGGTGCTGGCAAAAAACCTTTCGGTATCTTACCTGGAGATTCTTCCGACAAAAACCAGGTTACTCGATCATGCTATTGATGTGCTGACTTACCTGAAGAAAAAATATTCGCTCCACATCATTACCAACGGATTTGAGGAAGTGCAATTCATGAAGTTGCGCCATTCGGGCATTATCTCTTATTTTAAATATGTGATAACCTCCGAAATGGCCGGCAGCCAGAAACCGAACCGTGAAATTTTTAAGTATGCTTTTAACGTGACCAACGCATCCGCAATCGACAGTATTTTTATAGGTGACAGCATTGAAGCAGATATTCACGGTGCAAAATCTATAGGTATGGATCATGTGTTATTCAACCCGGAAAAGCTATCGCACAATGAAATTGTGTTGCATGAGATTGCTGCGTTAAACGAATTGAAGTTATTGCTGTAA
- a CDS encoding DUF1736 domain-containing protein: protein MRQQRKLTRKEKNAQIKQGVAIAGSGKKQSISGNAISLKFLLGLMCAAFGFLLYLQTISYEYTLDDDAVIQNNYIVHKGVNGIGTLLQTSYLSGSNSGQDVLYRPLSLIMFAIEWQISPDSPALSHLVNVLLFAITGFLLFNLLCKLFNRNLVFSFAATLLFMAHPVHTEVVANIKSRDEILSFLFCIISISCLVDYLQSNKTRTLILLSFSFFLALLSKESAVTLLAVVPLLLFTCKNTSLRKTISLVVPFLIATFVYFLIRFSVLNGILDNGKISVLDNILVSAADFSSRLATEIYVLGRYMLLLIFPLNLSNDYSFASIKLLEITDYRVLISLLSLLLITGYAIFSIRRKDTIAVAILYFLLTISVASNMVITIGTVMGERLLYAPSLAICIVITTLLVRIFKNGQTEPNDGIAEQNVMDFFSRHARLFIVLGFIVALYSFKTLNRNQVWKNNYSLAQAGVQDAPNSSRAHYFLGGELVHVVAKNETDSAKRHALYEQALEELTKAVTIAPQNSAVYTDIGLTYFAMKDTVNAIKYYDIALVHDKFDKRAMNNKGILLVKKDNKEAMSLFTEAVRIDPHYADALKNLGNLYGFLGDLDNAMVYFERSIPYQNDKAALAETYRFMGMISDHRRDKVKTEYYNAKARENAGQ, encoded by the coding sequence ATGCGGCAGCAAAGGAAACTTACCAGGAAGGAAAAGAATGCACAGATAAAGCAAGGTGTTGCAATTGCAGGCAGCGGAAAGAAACAATCGATATCAGGCAATGCAATATCATTGAAATTTTTACTCGGATTAATGTGCGCTGCTTTCGGGTTTTTACTTTACCTGCAAACCATCAGTTACGAATACACACTGGACGATGATGCTGTCATTCAAAACAATTACATCGTTCATAAGGGCGTAAATGGAATCGGAACACTATTACAAACTTCTTACCTGTCCGGATCGAATTCGGGTCAGGATGTTTTGTATCGTCCTTTATCACTCATCATGTTTGCAATCGAATGGCAAATCAGTCCCGATTCGCCGGCGCTCAGTCATTTGGTGAACGTATTGCTTTTCGCCATTACAGGATTTCTTTTATTTAACCTGCTCTGCAAACTGTTTAACCGGAACCTTGTCTTTTCTTTTGCTGCCACCTTACTTTTCATGGCCCATCCTGTGCATACTGAAGTAGTCGCTAATATCAAAAGTCGTGATGAGATCCTTTCTTTTCTTTTCTGCATCATTAGCATAAGCTGCCTGGTGGATTACCTTCAGTCAAACAAAACACGGACTTTAATTTTACTTTCTTTTTCATTCTTTCTGGCACTGCTTTCAAAAGAAAGCGCTGTTACATTGTTAGCGGTAGTTCCGTTGTTATTGTTTACCTGCAAGAATACTTCGCTTCGCAAAACCATCTCGTTAGTAGTTCCTTTTTTGATAGCCACATTTGTGTATTTCCTGATAAGATTTTCTGTTCTGAATGGAATCCTGGACAATGGAAAAATTTCCGTGCTGGATAATATCCTGGTTTCGGCTGCTGATTTTTCCAGCCGGCTTGCAACAGAAATTTATGTACTCGGCAGATATATGCTATTGTTGATTTTTCCCCTCAACCTTTCCAATGATTATTCATTTGCCTCCATCAAGCTTCTTGAAATTACTGATTATCGTGTGTTGATTTCATTACTGAGCTTATTACTCATCACCGGCTATGCAATTTTCAGCATACGAAGAAAGGATACAATCGCGGTAGCCATTCTTTACTTCCTGCTTACTATTTCAGTTGCATCAAATATGGTAATTACCATCGGAACGGTTATGGGGGAACGTTTACTTTACGCACCATCTCTTGCGATCTGCATTGTGATTACAACGTTATTGGTTCGGATTTTTAAGAACGGGCAAACAGAACCGAATGACGGGATTGCTGAACAGAATGTTATGGATTTTTTCAGCAGGCATGCCCGTCTTTTCATAGTCCTTGGCTTTATAGTCGCTTTATATTCCTTTAAGACCCTAAACAGAAATCAGGTTTGGAAAAATAATTATTCGCTGGCGCAGGCAGGAGTTCAGGATGCGCCGAACAGTTCAAGGGCTCATTATTTTTTAGGGGGCGAACTCGTGCATGTAGTTGCTAAGAATGAAACCGATTCGGCAAAACGTCACGCACTTTACGAACAAGCCCTTGAAGAACTTACCAAGGCCGTTACCATTGCTCCACAAAATTCCGCTGTTTACACCGACATTGGCCTCACCTACTTTGCAATGAAGGATACGGTAAACGCCATAAAGTATTACGACATCGCTTTGGTGCATGATAAATTTGACAAGCGGGCGATGAACAACAAAGGGATTTTGCTCGTGAAAAAAGATAATAAAGAAGCAATGTCATTATTTACGGAAGCAGTTCGCATTGATCCGCACTATGCTGATGCGCTGAAAAATCTCGGTAACCTCTACGGGTTTTTAGGTGATCTCGATAATGCAATGGTGTATTTCGAAAGATCAATTCCGTATCAGAACGACAAAGCAGCACTGGCGGAAACGTACCGTTTTATGGGAATGATCAGCGATCACCGGAGAGATAAAGTGAAAACGGAATACTATAATGCAAAAGCAAGAGAAAACGCAGGACAATAA